One stretch of Acidobacteriota bacterium DNA includes these proteins:
- a CDS encoding HDIG domain-containing protein, whose amino-acid sequence MFSILLKIKRKVKRLLRAQTESRQQQAPTRRSRLTKVAMLVVASALIGLLYPGEVLYDPLDMPRRGELAPDDVIAPFQITIYKSPREIADEEEMVRFSIPFVLDCDTSIVNSTYRGLRRFVALVDSLRASVPVDSIEELERLDLVSARFPMLSRTAISKVLTDTNDVAVLHGRLERIYSDDIYDVGVLRSLSEVPEQRNKSVLVRQGDRESIYQRNRLLDVPLANARLLTALNRLSAVDSIDVEYYYLIGRIFIQPCLWPNTEEYNRRVADELARVSNVKEVVNTGDVIVSARHKVSERQEEILQEMARYLYSQTAGRHWLVALLPLLARVLLVLAAFAALYLFLYYFRRQIYNSNPKVLALFIVFALQLFLLYLVDQLGLKSIYAYPVAVLPIMVTILFDAEVGILTTIILALLLGIMHRFSFSITLLTALVGIVACFSSRMVRKRSDFYRIMLLVVLSYVIVIVVVENLKLSPNEEILTELAYGIGIGLVSVLLTIGILPVIESLFGITTDITLLELSDLNHPLLKRLAIEAPGTYHHSIIVGNLSEAAAKTINANSLLARVGAYYHDIGKIEIPEYFVENQLSIKSKHDSLTPSMSALILASHVKKGRLLGEEADIPDDVLNFIEEHHGTMVMSYFYNRAREQGADESAIDKFRYPGPKPQTRETGIAMVSDAVEAASRTLDDPKPARIENLIQRIINDRFQSGELDECPLTLKDLARIKEAFTQVLIAAFHRRVEYPHEDKAKV is encoded by the coding sequence GACCGAGAGCCGGCAGCAGCAGGCACCCACTCGCCGCTCGCGGCTCACAAAGGTGGCGATGCTGGTGGTGGCCTCGGCGTTGATTGGCCTGCTCTATCCGGGTGAAGTCCTGTATGATCCGCTCGACATGCCCCGGCGCGGAGAACTGGCTCCCGACGATGTCATCGCGCCGTTCCAGATCACGATATACAAGAGCCCCCGCGAGATCGCCGATGAGGAGGAGATGGTTCGTTTTTCCATTCCCTTCGTGCTTGACTGTGACACGAGCATCGTCAATTCGACCTACCGCGGCCTGAGACGCTTTGTCGCTCTCGTCGACTCGCTTCGTGCGTCGGTGCCCGTCGACTCCATCGAAGAGCTGGAGCGGCTCGATCTGGTTTCGGCGCGCTTCCCCATGTTGAGCCGAACGGCCATCAGCAAGGTCCTGACCGACACGAATGACGTGGCCGTTCTCCATGGCCGCCTGGAGCGCATTTACTCGGACGACATATACGATGTCGGCGTGCTGAGATCGCTGAGCGAGGTTCCGGAACAGCGCAACAAGTCGGTACTTGTCAGGCAGGGTGATCGCGAGAGCATATACCAGCGTAACCGTTTGCTCGACGTTCCCCTGGCTAACGCCCGGCTGCTGACGGCACTGAACCGCCTGAGCGCCGTCGACTCGATAGACGTCGAATACTACTATCTGATCGGTCGGATCTTCATCCAGCCTTGCCTGTGGCCCAATACCGAGGAGTATAATCGCCGCGTGGCCGACGAACTGGCGCGGGTGTCGAACGTCAAGGAAGTGGTCAACACCGGCGACGTCATTGTCAGCGCGCGTCATAAGGTTTCCGAGCGACAGGAGGAAATCCTTCAGGAAATGGCCCGCTACCTGTACTCCCAGACGGCCGGCCGCCACTGGCTGGTTGCTCTGCTTCCGCTTCTTGCCCGCGTCCTGCTCGTGCTGGCCGCGTTCGCCGCGCTGTACCTCTTTCTGTATTATTTCAGGCGGCAGATATACAACTCCAATCCCAAGGTCCTGGCTCTCTTCATCGTGTTTGCTTTGCAGCTTTTCCTGCTGTATCTCGTCGATCAGCTTGGATTGAAATCGATCTATGCTTACCCGGTAGCCGTGCTGCCGATCATGGTGACAATCCTGTTTGACGCCGAGGTGGGGATTCTCACCACCATCATTCTGGCCCTCCTGCTCGGCATCATGCATCGGTTCAGTTTTTCCATAACCCTCCTGACCGCCCTGGTCGGTATCGTGGCCTGCTTCTCGTCTCGAATGGTGCGGAAAAGGTCCGACTTCTACCGGATTATGCTCCTGGTCGTGCTCTCCTACGTGATTGTGATCGTAGTGGTCGAGAACCTCAAGCTAAGCCCCAACGAAGAGATCCTGACCGAACTGGCCTACGGCATAGGCATCGGCCTGGTGTCCGTTCTGCTGACCATCGGCATCCTGCCGGTCATCGAGTCGCTTTTCGGGATCACGACGGACATCACCCTGCTGGAGCTTTCTGACCTTAACCACCCGCTGCTCAAGCGGCTGGCCATCGAGGCGCCCGGGACGTATCATCACTCGATCATTGTGGGCAACCTCAGCGAGGCGGCCGCCAAGACCATCAACGCCAACTCGTTGCTGGCGCGTGTCGGCGCCTACTACCACGACATCGGCAAGATCGAGATACCGGAGTACTTCGTCGAAAACCAGCTCAGCATCAAGTCCAAACACGACTCGCTGACGCCGTCCATGTCGGCTCTCATCCTGGCCTCGCACGTGAAGAAGGGGCGCCTCCTCGGCGAGGAGGCGGACATCCCTGACGACGTCCTCAATTTCATCGAGGAACACCACGGGACCATGGTGATGAGCTACTTCTACAACCGGGCGCGGGAACAGGGCGCGGATGAGTCTGCCATCGATAAGTTTCGCTATCCCGGTCCCAAGCCACAGACTCGGGAGACCGGCATAGCCATGGTGTCCGACGCCGTCGAGGCGGCCAGTCGCACGCTGGATGATCCCAAGCCGGCCCGTATTGAGAATCTCATTCAGCGGATTATCAATGACCGTTTCCAGTCCGGCGAGCTGGACGAGTGCCCGCTGACGCTGAAGGACCTGGCCAGAATAAAGGAGGCTTTTACCCAGGTTCTTATCGCGGCCTTTCACCGTCGCGTGGAATACCCGCATGAAGACAAAGCCAAGGTCTGA
- the ybeY gene encoding rRNA maturation RNase YbeY has product MRLLTFRECKTRLPAGKIRRLFELVVDGEADPGWQGSVNLILTTDRRIRKLNREFLGKDSATDVLSFNIDDPQSRRSVFGEIYISVDTAARQARQHGASLAREYLRLIGHGLLHLFGYDHEKKRPAARMRQREDYYLSRLEEGAS; this is encoded by the coding sequence ATGAGACTGCTGACGTTCAGAGAATGCAAAACCCGTCTTCCCGCCGGAAAGATACGTCGCCTTTTCGAACTTGTTGTCGACGGGGAGGCGGATCCCGGGTGGCAGGGCTCTGTCAATCTGATACTCACCACCGACCGCCGAATCCGCAAGCTCAACCGGGAATTCCTGGGAAAAGACAGCGCGACCGACGTGCTTTCGTTCAACATAGACGACCCGCAGTCACGCCGGAGCGTCTTCGGCGAGATATATATCTCCGTCGACACCGCCGCCAGACAGGCCCGGCAGCACGGGGCCAGCCTGGCGCGGGAATACCTGCGGCTCATCGGCCACGGGCTTCTGCACCTGTTCGGCTACGACCATGAGAAGAAGCGTCCTGCCGCCCGCATGCGGCAGCGCGAAGATTACTACCTTTCGCGGCTGGAGGAAGGGGCGTCATGA
- a CDS encoding hemolysin family protein — translation MILVLLSIVLVIGLYVSAYLVSLYSLAVYIDPEKVESLFAGQSRRRQRLLKKLASDSRALLQIAAFYKSFSLIAVTGLALLMLRWLAAVVETGIYVTAVPGLLLVWLLYIAFVEYLPRRHSRRAISSPMSRYLWLISVLYHTFFPVVALYRRGLSRVSQEDRVTEEEKEEIVERAIETLAEQAGIGEAIVEEDEKEMIGHIFLLDQTVVREIMSPRMDITGIERSTGFSEIQEIVRRDGHSRFPVFEEVIDRIIGILYVKDLFNNMPKPGEEFVISRYLRKPSFVPESKVIGDLLREFRAKKQHIAIVVDEYGGVSGLVTLEDILEEIVGEIQDEHDAEEAPFVKLLDGQYLVDASLLVEDLQESLGTDYEQGDYDTVGGLIYDLVSSVPDEGAKVSWHGFEFEVIRVEGQRIKKVKVRSKRPQG, via the coding sequence ATGATTCTGGTCCTCCTGTCCATTGTCCTGGTTATCGGCCTTTACGTGAGCGCTTACCTGGTGTCGCTGTATTCACTGGCCGTATACATAGACCCGGAGAAGGTAGAGTCGCTGTTTGCCGGTCAGTCCCGTCGTCGGCAGCGGCTGCTGAAGAAACTGGCCTCGGATTCGCGGGCTTTACTGCAGATTGCGGCATTCTACAAATCATTCTCTCTCATTGCCGTCACCGGGCTGGCTCTTCTCATGCTCAGGTGGCTCGCCGCCGTCGTTGAAACGGGCATCTATGTCACCGCCGTGCCCGGCCTGCTGCTCGTCTGGCTGTTATATATCGCTTTCGTGGAATACCTCCCCCGTCGGCATTCACGAAGGGCCATCAGCAGCCCGATGAGCCGGTACCTGTGGCTCATCTCGGTCCTGTATCATACGTTCTTTCCCGTCGTTGCCTTGTACCGTCGCGGGCTCAGTCGGGTCAGCCAGGAAGATAGAGTCACCGAGGAGGAAAAAGAGGAGATCGTCGAGCGCGCCATCGAGACCCTGGCCGAGCAAGCCGGTATCGGTGAAGCCATCGTTGAGGAGGACGAGAAGGAAATGATCGGTCACATCTTCCTTCTCGACCAGACGGTAGTGCGGGAAATCATGTCTCCCCGCATGGACATCACCGGAATCGAACGATCCACCGGCTTCTCGGAGATACAGGAGATTGTGCGCCGAGACGGCCATTCCCGGTTCCCCGTGTTCGAGGAAGTCATCGACAGGATCATCGGCATCCTGTACGTAAAGGACCTGTTTAACAACATGCCCAAACCGGGAGAAGAGTTCGTCATCTCCAGGTACCTTCGCAAACCCTCCTTTGTTCCGGAATCGAAGGTCATCGGCGATCTCTTGCGTGAGTTTCGAGCCAAGAAGCAGCATATCGCTATTGTCGTCGACGAATACGGCGGGGTCTCCGGGCTGGTCACGCTTGAAGACATTCTCGAGGAGATTGTCGGCGAGATCCAGGACGAGCACGATGCCGAAGAGGCTCCGTTCGTGAAGCTTCTTGACGGACAGTATCTGGTGGATGCTTCACTGCTGGTCGAGGACTTGCAGGAGAGCCTCGGTACCGACTACGAGCAGGGAGACTATGACACCGTGGGCGGTCTGATTTATGACCTGGTCAGTTCGGTGCCGGATGAAGGGGCCAAAGTCAGTTGGCACGGATTCGAGTTTGAGGTCATCCGTGTCGAAGGACAGCGGATCAAGAAGGTGAAGGTGCGCAGCAAGCGGCCGCAGGGATAG